The following are encoded in a window of Castanea sativa cultivar Marrone di Chiusa Pesio chromosome 5, ASM4071231v1 genomic DNA:
- the LOC142633914 gene encoding transcription factor MYB26-like, with translation MRNHSCCNKQKVKRGLWSPEEDEKLINYVTTYGHGCWSSLPKLAGLQRCGKSCRLRWVNYLKPDLKRGSFSPQEAALIIELQSILGNKWAQIAKQLPGRTDNEVKNFWNSSIKKKLISHDVHAITNSPDMHYNGNSEERFFSLNANPNWILSSQQNQLYLPTPTPTLHGFDHGDLKLEQTNYGASLVQFPPPPPMAPPSNSSFYDPLWSLGYQPHEQFDPNQELQNFSTSGATQHYIGDKLIGPSITAAQYDEDPLTSMIPKPCENISGNCCGMPYLCASQDLGPLASLPYFPASFNYPHDPHVPNNHMEYMDVPSCHHRT, from the exons atgagaaATCACTCATGCTGCAACAAGCAAAAGGTTAAGAGAGGACTGTGGTCACCAGAGGAAGATGAGAAACTCATCAACTACGTTACAACCTATGGCCATGGTTGCTGGAGCTCTCTCCCAAAACTTGCTG GTCTGCAGAGATGTGGAAAGAGCTGTAGACTTAGATGGGTAAATTATCTCAAACCTGACTTAAAACGCGGGAGCTTCTCTCCCCAAGAAGCTGCCCTCATCATTGAACTCCAGAGCATTCTAGGAAACAA GTGGGCTCAGATAGCCAAACAACTACCAGGAAGAACAGATAATGAGGTTAAGAACTTTTGGAATTCAAGCATTAAGAAGAAATTGATTTCTCATGATGTTCATGCCATAACCAACTCTCCTGATATGCACTATAATGGTAACTCTGAGGAAcgctttttctctctaaatgcaAACCCTAATTGGATCCTAAGCTCTCAACAAAACCAGCTATACCTTCCCACTCCAACCCCAACGTTGCATGGCTTTGATCATGGTGATCTCAAATTAGAGCAAACCAATTATGGTGCCAGTTTGGTTCAATTTCCACCCCCACCCCCAATGGCACCACCATcaaattcttctttttatgaTCCACTATGGTCATTAGGCTATCAACCTCATGAACAATTTGATCCTAATCAAGAACTTCAGAATTTCAGCACTAGTGGAGCAACACAGCATTATATTGGCGATAAACTTATTGGTCCAAGTATCACAGCAGCGCAATATGATGAGGATCCATTAACATCCATGATTCCAAAACCTTGTGAGAATATTAGTGGTAATTGTTGTGGCATGCCTTACTTATGTGCTTCACAAGACCTTGGCCCACTTGCTAGTCTCCCATATTTTCCAGCTAGTTTTAATTATCCACATGATCCACACGTGCCCAACAATCATATGGAGTACATGGATGTGCCATCATGTCATCATCGTACTTGA